One Delphinus delphis chromosome 3, mDelDel1.2, whole genome shotgun sequence genomic region harbors:
- the MOCS2 gene encoding molybdopterin synthase catalytic subunit, producing the protein MSSLEISSSSFNQETKLPLSPPLVEDSAFEPPGKDINEVEEKSKDIIKFTSEQLSVDEVSQLVISPFCGAISLFVGTTRNNFEGKKVISLEYEAYLPMAENEVRKICSDIRQKWPVKHIAVFHRLGLVPVSEASIIIAVSSAHRTASLEAVSYAIDTLKAKVPIWKKEMYEESSSSWKRNKECFWATDG; encoded by the exons ATGTCGAGCTTGGAGATCAGCTCCTCATCCTTCAATCAGGAGACGAAATTGCCATTATCCCCCCCATTAGTGGAGGATAGTGCTTTTGAGCCACCTGG gaaagatataaatgaagttgaagagaaatcaaaagatataataaaattcacATCTGAGCAACTTTCAGTAGATGAAGTCTCACAGCTGGTGATTTCTCCATTCTGTGGTGCAATATCCCTATTTGTAG gaacTACAAGGAATAACTTCGAAGGGAAAAAAGTCATTAGCTTAGAGTATGAAGCATATCTACCAATGGcagaaaatgaagtcagaaaaattTGTAGTGACATTAGACAGAAATGGCCAGTCAAACACATAGCAGTGTTCCATCGGCTTGG cTTAGTTCCAGTGTCAGAAGCAAGCATTATCATTGCTGTGTCCTCAGCCCATAGGACTGCATCCCTCGAAGCTGTGAGCTATGCCATTGATACTTTAAAAGCCAAGGTGCCCATATGGAAAAAG GAAATGTACGAAGAATCATCATCATcttggaaaagaaacaaagaatgctTTTGGGCAACCGATGGTTAA